From one Streptomyces spiramyceticus genomic stretch:
- a CDS encoding FHA domain-containing protein yields MHSIIVVPAHSAGPRDQVRLEPGETLLFGRSSGPPVGGQRADGADGVNGGGGVSGVKWLSIAHDGVSRSAGEITANGAYWVLSNLSARQTYVVENPEGAGEHIKVAPGRLDAPVPFEFSRVVLPAAGDLLSFEVWAPRHDYVSGPRERAGATEGAATTPAFALDRSKRYFAVLTALCEPRLRGEPHAPLPTMGQVVERLRPGWPSANRAAVQWNIDYLAVKLRLKPAPDTGDCGPRLNGKKESLVSLALRFDLVRETDLRGLPSLGQAAKVQP; encoded by the coding sequence ATGCACAGCATCATTGTGGTGCCCGCACACAGCGCGGGACCGCGAGACCAGGTCCGGCTCGAACCGGGCGAGACCCTGCTCTTCGGACGCTCTTCCGGCCCGCCCGTCGGCGGCCAGCGCGCGGACGGAGCCGACGGGGTCAACGGGGGCGGCGGAGTCAGCGGCGTCAAGTGGCTCTCCATCGCGCACGACGGAGTCTCCCGTTCGGCCGGGGAGATCACGGCGAACGGCGCCTACTGGGTACTCAGCAACCTCAGCGCCCGCCAGACGTACGTCGTCGAGAACCCGGAGGGGGCCGGCGAGCACATCAAGGTGGCGCCGGGCCGACTCGACGCACCCGTGCCGTTCGAGTTCTCGCGGGTGGTACTGCCCGCCGCCGGGGACCTGCTCAGCTTCGAGGTGTGGGCGCCCCGGCACGATTACGTGAGCGGGCCGCGCGAACGGGCGGGAGCGACGGAAGGAGCAGCCACCACACCGGCGTTCGCGCTCGACCGCTCCAAGCGCTACTTCGCCGTACTGACCGCACTGTGCGAGCCGCGGCTGCGCGGCGAGCCGCACGCGCCGCTGCCGACGATGGGGCAGGTCGTCGAGCGGCTGCGGCCCGGCTGGCCGTCGGCCAACCGGGCCGCTGTGCAGTGGAACATCGACTACCTGGCGGTGAAGCTGCGGCTCAAGCCCGCCCCGGACACAGGTGACTGCGGGCCCCGCCTGAACGGCAAGAAGGAGTCGCTGGTCTCGCTCGCGCTGCGCTTCGACCTCGTACGGGAGACCGATCTGCGCGGCCTCCCGTCCCTCGGGCAGGCCGCGAAGGTGCAGCCGTGA
- a CDS encoding bifunctional methylenetetrahydrofolate dehydrogenase/methenyltetrahydrofolate cyclohydrolase, producing MTAQILDGKATAAAIKSDLTARVADLLAKGIVPGLGTLLVGDDPGSKWYVAGKHRDCAQVGIASIQRELPATASQEEIEAVVRELNENPECTGYIVQLPLPKGIDTNRVLALMDPAKDADGLHPMSLGKLVIGEPGPLPCTPYGIVQLLRHHGVEINGANVVVVGRGITIGRPMPLVLTRKSENATVTQCHTGTRDLAAHLKQADIIIAAAGVPHLIKPEDVKPGAAVLDVGVSRDEDGKIVGDVHPGVTEVAGWVAPNPGGVGPMTRAQLLVNVVEAAERAAADAEAAAS from the coding sequence ATGACCGCCCAGATTCTCGATGGCAAGGCCACCGCAGCCGCGATCAAGTCCGACCTGACCGCCCGCGTGGCGGACCTCCTGGCCAAGGGCATCGTCCCCGGGCTGGGCACTCTGCTGGTCGGCGACGACCCGGGCAGCAAGTGGTATGTCGCGGGCAAGCACCGCGACTGCGCCCAGGTCGGCATCGCGTCGATTCAGCGCGAACTGCCCGCGACCGCCTCCCAGGAGGAGATCGAGGCGGTTGTACGGGAGCTCAACGAGAACCCGGAATGCACGGGTTACATCGTCCAGCTCCCCCTCCCCAAGGGCATCGACACCAACCGCGTCCTGGCCCTCATGGACCCGGCCAAGGACGCCGACGGCCTGCACCCGATGAGCCTCGGCAAGCTCGTGATCGGCGAGCCGGGCCCGCTGCCCTGCACGCCGTACGGCATCGTCCAGCTGCTCCGTCACCACGGCGTGGAGATCAACGGTGCGAACGTCGTGGTCGTAGGCCGCGGCATCACCATCGGCCGACCCATGCCGCTGGTCCTGACCCGCAAGTCCGAGAACGCGACCGTGACGCAGTGCCACACCGGTACGCGCGACCTGGCCGCGCACCTCAAGCAGGCGGACATCATCATCGCCGCGGCGGGTGTGCCGCACTTGATCAAGCCCGAGGACGTCAAGCCGGGCGCGGCCGTGCTCGACGTCGGCGTCAGCCGCGACGAGGACGGCAAGATCGTCGGCGATGTCCACCCGGGCGTCACCGAGGTGGCCGGCTGGGTCGCCCCGAACCCGGGCGGTGTCGGCCCGATGACGCGCGCCCAGCTGCTGGTCAACGTGGTGGAGGCGGCTGAGCGAGCCGCTGCCGACGCCGAAGCTGCCGCGAGCTGA
- a CDS encoding DUF3017 domain-containing protein produces MGASTSSPDDSATARRGAADAVQDAGPEDTASPTLGSARAGGPPAGAVAAPAAAPEPQRPAPGPGAPEGAALEDDLPRGGDAGLAGSAAHGPDGPRSDGRAAAESDGAEAEGFGQDRRTASEPDGSAASESDGPGPEGSGRERGTAPVPAATAAPVRAASRRFPLFTRDTARPEGGGRAAPGGAAAPVRQWPFLTVLGAVALGLLLVGVNAFGIGFRLGTLLIGLALIGGAVLRRLIPSVGMLAVRSRFTDMATYGLLGIVIVLLALMAQPQPWLEIPFLESAVRFTVR; encoded by the coding sequence ATGGGTGCCAGTACGAGCAGTCCGGACGACTCGGCGACCGCCCGCCGGGGCGCCGCCGACGCGGTGCAGGACGCAGGCCCGGAGGACACGGCCTCCCCCACTCTCGGCTCCGCTCGAGCGGGGGGACCCCCAGCCGGCGCCGTCGCCGCCCCTGCGGCGGCCCCCGAACCGCAGCGGCCCGCCCCCGGGCCGGGCGCCCCTGAGGGCGCCGCGCTTGAGGACGACCTGCCTCGGGGCGGGGACGCGGGGCTTGCGGGTTCTGCGGCCCACGGGCCGGACGGCCCCCGGTCCGACGGCCGTGCGGCCGCCGAGTCCGACGGTGCCGAGGCTGAGGGCTTCGGCCAGGATCGCCGTACGGCTTCCGAGCCTGACGGCTCTGCGGCTTCCGAGTCCGACGGCCCCGGGCCCGAAGGCTCCGGCCGCGAACGTGGCACGGCTCCCGTGCCCGCAGCGACCGCCGCGCCCGTCCGTGCCGCCTCGCGGCGCTTTCCGCTCTTCACCCGCGACACCGCACGCCCCGAGGGCGGCGGTCGCGCCGCGCCCGGGGGCGCTGCCGCGCCGGTCCGGCAGTGGCCGTTCCTGACCGTCCTGGGGGCGGTGGCGCTCGGGCTGCTGCTCGTGGGCGTCAACGCCTTCGGCATCGGCTTCCGGCTCGGCACGCTGCTGATCGGTCTGGCCCTGATCGGCGGCGCCGTGCTGCGCCGGCTGATCCCGTCGGTGGGCATGCTGGCGGTGCGTTCGCGCTTCACCGACATGGCGACGTACGGACTGCTGGGCATCGTCATCGTGCTGCTCGCACTGATGGCGCAGCCCCAACCGTGGCTGGAAATCCCGTTCCTGGAGTCGGCGGTCCGCTTCACCGTGCGCTAG
- a CDS encoding NADP-dependent isocitrate dehydrogenase, whose translation MAKIKVVNPVVELDGDEMTRIIWSFIKDKLILPYLDVELKYFDLGIEHRDATNDQVTVDAANAIKEHGVGVKCATITPDEARVAEFKLKAMHRSPNGTIRDILGGVIFREPIIMENVPRLVPGWTKPIVVGRHTFGDQYRATDLKVPGEGTLTMTFTPKDGSEPIELEVYEFPGAGVALSMYNLDASIRDFARASFAYGLSRNFPVYMSTKNTILKKYDGRFKDLFQEVFDAEFKDRFDAKGLTYEHRLIDDMVAAVMKWEGGYVWACKNYDGDVQSDIVAQGFGSLGLMTSVLMSPDGRTIEAEAAHGTVTRHYRQHQAGKATSTNPIASIFAWTRALAHRGKLDGTPEVTRFAQTLEQVCAETVEGGQMTKDLALLVSKDQPWLTTEKFLDALDENLQKKMAAADYGSGA comes from the coding sequence ATGGCCAAGATCAAGGTAGTCAACCCCGTCGTCGAGCTCGACGGCGACGAGATGACCCGCATCATCTGGTCCTTCATCAAGGACAAGCTGATCCTTCCGTACCTCGACGTCGAGCTGAAGTACTTCGACCTGGGCATCGAGCACCGCGACGCCACCAACGACCAGGTGACCGTCGATGCCGCCAACGCCATCAAGGAGCACGGCGTCGGCGTCAAATGCGCGACGATCACGCCGGACGAGGCCCGGGTCGCCGAGTTCAAGCTCAAGGCGATGCACCGCTCGCCGAACGGCACGATCCGCGACATCCTCGGCGGCGTGATCTTCCGTGAGCCGATCATCATGGAGAACGTGCCGAGGCTCGTCCCCGGCTGGACCAAGCCGATCGTCGTCGGCCGTCACACCTTCGGCGACCAGTACCGCGCGACCGACCTGAAGGTCCCCGGCGAGGGCACCCTCACCATGACCTTCACCCCGAAGGACGGCTCGGAGCCGATCGAGCTGGAGGTGTACGAGTTCCCGGGCGCCGGTGTCGCGCTGTCCATGTACAACCTGGACGCGTCGATCCGCGACTTCGCGCGCGCCTCGTTCGCGTACGGCCTGAGCCGGAACTTCCCGGTCTACATGTCCACGAAGAACACGATCCTCAAGAAGTACGACGGTCGCTTCAAGGACCTCTTCCAGGAGGTCTTCGACGCCGAGTTCAAGGACCGGTTCGACGCGAAGGGGCTCACCTACGAGCACCGCCTCATCGACGACATGGTCGCCGCGGTCATGAAGTGGGAGGGCGGCTACGTCTGGGCGTGCAAGAACTACGACGGTGACGTCCAGTCAGACATCGTCGCCCAGGGGTTCGGCTCACTCGGCCTGATGACCTCGGTCCTCATGTCCCCCGACGGCAGGACCATCGAGGCCGAGGCCGCGCACGGGACCGTCACCCGTCACTACCGTCAGCACCAGGCGGGCAAGGCGACGTCGACCAACCCGATCGCGTCGATCTTCGCCTGGACCCGCGCTCTGGCCCATCGCGGCAAGCTGGACGGCACCCCCGAGGTCACGAGGTTCGCGCAGACGCTGGAGCAGGTCTGTGCCGAGACCGTCGAGGGCGGCCAGATGACGAAGGACCTGGCGCTGCTCGTCTCCAAGGACCAGCCGTGGCTGACGACCGAGAAGTTCCTCGACGCGCTCGACGAGAACCTGCAGAAGAAGATGGCGGCCGCCGACTACGGCTCCGGGGCCTGA
- a CDS encoding XRE family transcriptional regulator, protein MPRWKALPEELDPQVREFASQLRRLVDRSGLSIAAVADRTGYSKTSWERYLNGRLLAPKGAVVALAEVTGTNSGHLTTMWELAERAWSRSEMRHDMTMEAIRISQARAALGEFGQSPAPVKGGRTARRTATDSAPGPAAAGVGTGASSFGSAGLGSVGTGTGGRVPVTAPPGSGVPPQSPPGGFGGGSGSPDGRRRRRKVTMFLAGVVGALLVIAAAALLTDLGGKDKDPVANTKPTPSPTTSAPELPLGVKCSGDDCTGEDPENMGCGGEFARTASSVTVGTALVEVRYSKTCGAAWARITQATPGDKVQVTSASEAGEKGQNGTVDADKDAYTPMVAVTKAADAKACATLTTGVKGCTTTQE, encoded by the coding sequence ATGCCTCGTTGGAAAGCTCTACCGGAGGAACTCGACCCACAGGTCAGGGAATTCGCGAGCCAGTTGCGTCGGCTCGTCGACCGGAGCGGTCTCAGCATCGCGGCGGTGGCGGACCGGACCGGGTACAGCAAGACGTCCTGGGAGCGCTATCTGAACGGCCGGCTGCTCGCGCCGAAGGGCGCGGTTGTGGCCCTGGCCGAGGTGACCGGTACGAACTCGGGCCACCTGACCACGATGTGGGAGCTCGCGGAGCGCGCCTGGAGCCGTTCCGAGATGCGCCACGACATGACGATGGAAGCCATACGGATCTCCCAGGCACGCGCCGCGCTGGGTGAGTTCGGCCAGAGTCCCGCGCCCGTCAAGGGCGGCAGGACCGCACGGCGCACCGCCACGGACTCCGCCCCCGGACCGGCTGCCGCGGGCGTCGGAACCGGTGCGAGCTCCTTCGGCAGTGCGGGCCTCGGCTCCGTGGGTACGGGCACGGGTGGCCGTGTGCCGGTCACCGCGCCGCCCGGATCCGGGGTACCGCCGCAGTCGCCTCCCGGCGGTTTCGGCGGCGGCTCCGGCTCGCCGGACGGCCGTCGCAGGCGCAGGAAGGTGACGATGTTCCTCGCGGGCGTCGTCGGCGCGCTCCTGGTCATAGCCGCGGCCGCGCTGCTGACCGACCTCGGCGGCAAGGACAAGGACCCCGTCGCGAACACCAAGCCCACGCCCAGCCCGACCACTTCGGCGCCCGAGCTGCCGCTCGGCGTCAAGTGCAGTGGCGACGACTGCACGGGCGAGGACCCGGAGAACATGGGCTGCGGCGGCGAGTTCGCCAGGACGGCGTCCAGCGTGACCGTGGGCACCGCCCTCGTCGAGGTCCGGTACAGCAAGACATGCGGGGCGGCGTGGGCACGTATCACCCAGGCCACACCCGGCGACAAGGTGCAGGTCACGTCGGCCTCCGAGGCCGGTGAGAAGGGCCAGAACGGCACGGTCGACGCGGACAAGGACGCGTACACACCGATGGTCGCCGTCACCAAGGCCGCTGACGCGAAGGCCTGCGCCACCCTGACGACCGGCGTGAAGGGCTGCACCACCACGCAGGAGTGA
- a CDS encoding malate dehydrogenase produces MTRTPVNVTVTGAAGQIGYALLFRIASGHLLGADVPVKLRLLEIPQGLKAAEGTAMELDDCAFPLLRGIEITDDPNVGFDGANVALLVGARPRTKGMERGDLLSANGGIFKPQGKAINDNAADDIKVLVVGNPANTNALIAQAAAPDVPAERFTAMTRLDHNRALSQLAKRTGATVSDIKRLTIWGNHSATQYPDIFHAEIAGKNAAEVVNDEKWLADTFIPTVAKRGAAIIEARGASSAASAANAAIDHVHTWVNGTADGDWTSMGIPSDGSYGVPEGLISSFPVTTKNGKYEIVQGLDINEFSRARIDASVQELKEERDAVRELGLI; encoded by the coding sequence ATGACCCGCACTCCCGTGAATGTCACCGTCACCGGCGCGGCCGGCCAGATCGGTTACGCGCTGCTTTTCCGCATCGCATCCGGCCACCTGCTCGGCGCGGATGTGCCGGTCAAGCTGCGTCTCCTCGAAATCCCGCAGGGCCTGAAGGCCGCTGAGGGCACCGCGATGGAGCTCGACGACTGCGCCTTCCCGCTGCTCCGCGGCATCGAGATCACCGACGACCCGAACGTCGGCTTCGACGGCGCGAACGTGGCGCTCCTCGTCGGCGCCCGCCCCCGTACCAAGGGCATGGAGCGCGGCGACCTGCTGTCCGCCAACGGTGGCATCTTCAAGCCGCAGGGCAAGGCCATCAACGACAACGCCGCGGACGACATCAAGGTCCTCGTCGTCGGCAACCCGGCCAACACCAACGCGCTCATCGCGCAGGCCGCGGCCCCGGACGTACCGGCCGAGCGCTTCACCGCGATGACCCGCCTGGACCACAACCGTGCGCTCTCGCAGCTCGCGAAGAGGACCGGCGCGACGGTCTCCGACATCAAGCGCCTCACCATCTGGGGCAACCACTCGGCCACGCAGTACCCTGACATCTTCCACGCGGAGATCGCCGGCAAGAACGCCGCCGAGGTCGTGAACGACGAGAAGTGGCTCGCCGACACCTTCATCCCGACCGTTGCCAAGCGCGGCGCGGCGATCATCGAGGCCCGCGGCGCGTCCTCGGCCGCCTCGGCCGCCAACGCCGCCATCGACCACGTGCACACGTGGGTCAACGGCACGGCGGACGGCGACTGGACCTCGATGGGCATCCCGTCGGACGGCTCGTACGGCGTCCCGGAGGGCCTCATCTCCTCCTTCCCGGTCACCACGAAGAACGGCAAGTACGAGATCGTCCAGGGCCTGGACATCAACGAGTTCTCCCGTGCGCGCATCGACGCGTCGGTGCAGGAGCTCAAGGAAGAGCGTGACGCGGTCCGCGAGCTCGGCCTGATCTAG
- a CDS encoding helix-turn-helix transcriptional regulator yields MSEQVHNRLAMVRAERKVSRQALAEAVGVHYQTIGYIERGQYNPSLDLALKVAEFFELPVEALFSLRPFRPLTDEVYGRKQ; encoded by the coding sequence ATGAGCGAGCAGGTACACAACAGGCTGGCGATGGTCCGGGCCGAGCGCAAGGTGTCCCGGCAGGCGTTGGCCGAGGCGGTCGGGGTGCACTACCAGACCATCGGGTACATCGAGCGAGGGCAGTACAACCCGAGTCTCGACCTCGCCCTGAAAGTCGCCGAGTTCTTCGAACTGCCGGTGGAGGCGCTGTTCTCCCTCCGGCCGTTCCGGCCGCTCACTGATGAGGTCTACGGGAGGAAGCAGTAA
- a CDS encoding aldehyde dehydrogenase family protein, which yields MSAQQTIHVGGKWQAAASGATREIIDPADAKPFAVVAEGGAADVDAAVAAARTAFDTGEWPRTPVAERAALLRRVAELLQRDREEIALLESRDAGKTLEEGRVDVDCVTDAFRYFADLVMNESGGRVVDAGSPDIHSVVVHEPVGVCALIAPWNYPLLQASWKIAPALAAGNTFVLKPSEITPLTTVALVELLVEAGLPAGVANLVTGAGDPVGARMSEHPDVDLVSFTGGLASGTKVMQAAAVTVKKVALELGGKNPNVVFADACATEEGFDTAVDQALNAAFIHSGQVCSAGSRLIIEESVRERFVAELARRAAKIRLGRGTADGVECGPLVSAQQLAKTEMYVASALEEGAVLRAGGARPGPSDVRPEGGYFYEPTVLDLCHGEMRVVREEVFGPVLTVETFHTEDEAVALANDTEYGLAGGVWTADAGRARRVAGRLRHGTVWINDFHPYLPQAEWGGFGKSGVGRELGPSGLAEYREAKHVYQNLNPRPVRWFAG from the coding sequence GTGTCGGCACAACAGACCATCCATGTGGGCGGGAAGTGGCAAGCAGCCGCTTCCGGCGCCACGCGCGAGATCATCGACCCCGCGGACGCCAAGCCCTTCGCCGTCGTCGCCGAGGGCGGTGCCGCGGACGTCGATGCCGCCGTGGCGGCTGCCCGTACGGCCTTCGACACCGGCGAGTGGCCCCGTACCCCGGTGGCCGAGCGGGCCGCGCTGCTGCGCCGCGTCGCCGAGCTCCTCCAGCGTGACCGCGAGGAGATCGCGCTCCTGGAGAGCCGCGACGCGGGGAAGACGCTGGAGGAGGGCCGGGTCGACGTCGACTGCGTGACCGACGCCTTCCGGTACTTCGCCGACCTCGTGATGAACGAGAGCGGCGGCCGCGTCGTCGACGCCGGTTCGCCGGACATCCACAGCGTCGTCGTGCATGAGCCCGTCGGCGTCTGTGCGCTCATCGCGCCATGGAACTATCCGCTGCTCCAAGCCAGCTGGAAGATTGCCCCGGCCCTCGCCGCGGGCAACACCTTTGTGCTCAAGCCCAGCGAGATCACCCCCCTGACGACCGTCGCGCTCGTCGAGCTCCTCGTCGAAGCGGGCCTTCCCGCCGGCGTCGCCAACCTCGTGACCGGCGCGGGCGACCCCGTCGGCGCGCGCATGTCCGAGCACCCCGACGTCGACCTCGTCTCGTTCACCGGCGGCCTCGCCAGCGGTACGAAGGTGATGCAGGCCGCGGCCGTGACCGTGAAGAAGGTCGCGCTGGAGCTTGGCGGCAAGAACCCCAACGTCGTCTTCGCCGATGCCTGCGCGACCGAAGAGGGCTTCGACACCGCCGTCGACCAGGCGCTCAACGCCGCCTTCATCCACAGCGGCCAGGTCTGCTCGGCCGGCTCCCGGCTGATCATCGAGGAGTCGGTGCGCGAGCGCTTCGTCGCCGAACTCGCCCGCAGGGCCGCGAAGATACGCCTCGGCCGCGGTACGGCCGACGGCGTGGAGTGCGGACCGCTCGTGTCCGCACAGCAGTTGGCGAAGACCGAGATGTACGTCGCCTCCGCGCTGGAGGAAGGCGCCGTACTGCGCGCCGGCGGCGCGCGGCCCGGGCCGTCCGACGTACGGCCCGAGGGCGGGTACTTCTACGAGCCGACCGTCCTCGACCTGTGCCACGGCGAGATGCGCGTCGTACGGGAAGAGGTCTTCGGGCCCGTCCTGACCGTGGAGACCTTCCACACCGAGGACGAGGCCGTTGCCCTCGCCAACGACACCGAGTACGGCCTGGCCGGCGGCGTATGGACGGCGGATGCCGGGCGTGCGCGGCGGGTCGCGGGGCGGCTGCGGCACGGCACGGTGTGGATCAACGACTTCCATCCCTACCTGCCGCAGGCGGAGTGGGGTGGGTTCGGCAAGTCGGGTGTCGGGCGTGAGCTCGGGCCGTCCGGACTGGCCGAGTACCGCGAGGCGAAGCACGTCTACCAGAACCTGAATCCGCGCCCCGTGCGCTGGTTCGCGGGCTGA
- a CDS encoding GMC family oxidoreductase → MPVYDYVVVGGGTAGSVIASRLTEDPSVRVAVIEGGPTDIDRPDVLTLRRWMGLLGGDLDYDYPTTEQPRGNSHIRHSRARVLGGCSSHNTLIAFQPLPSDWDEWAAAGAEGWDAAAMGPYFHKLRNNIVPVDEKDRNAIARDFVDAAQDALGVPRVEGFNKKPFHEGVGFFDLAYHPENNKRSSASVAYLHPFLDRPNLHIMLETWAYKLELDGTRATGVQVRTKDGTEILVEASREVLVCAGAVDTPRLLMHSGIGPKADLEALGIPVVLDLPGVGENLLDHPESVIVWETDGPIPENSAMDSDAGLFVRRDPESRGPDLMFHFYQIPFTDNPERLGYERPEHGVSMTPNIPKPRSRGRLFLTSADPSVKPSLDFRYFTDEDDYDGRTLVDGIRIAREIAKAEPLAKWLTREVCPGPDVTTDEEISEYARKVAHTVYHPAGTCRMGASDDELAVVSPDLKIHGLEGIRIADASVFPTMPAVNPMIGVLMVGEKCAELLAATTTPGGDA, encoded by the coding sequence ATGCCCGTATACGACTACGTCGTCGTCGGGGGCGGCACCGCAGGATCGGTGATCGCGTCCCGTCTCACCGAGGACCCGTCGGTCCGTGTCGCCGTCATCGAGGGCGGCCCCACGGACATCGACCGGCCCGACGTCCTGACGCTGCGCCGCTGGATGGGCCTGCTCGGCGGTGACCTCGACTACGACTACCCCACGACCGAGCAGCCCCGCGGCAACTCCCACATCCGGCACAGCCGCGCCCGCGTCCTGGGCGGCTGCTCCTCGCACAACACCCTCATCGCCTTCCAGCCGCTGCCGTCCGACTGGGACGAGTGGGCGGCGGCCGGGGCCGAGGGGTGGGACGCCGCGGCCATGGGGCCGTACTTCCACAAGCTCCGCAACAACATCGTGCCGGTCGACGAGAAGGACCGGAACGCCATCGCCCGCGACTTCGTCGACGCGGCGCAGGACGCGCTCGGGGTGCCGCGCGTCGAGGGCTTCAACAAGAAGCCCTTCCACGAGGGCGTCGGCTTCTTCGACCTCGCGTACCACCCCGAGAACAACAAGCGCTCGTCCGCCTCGGTGGCGTATCTGCACCCGTTCCTCGACCGGCCGAACCTCCACATCATGCTGGAGACCTGGGCGTACAAGCTGGAGCTGGACGGCACCCGGGCGACCGGCGTGCAGGTCCGGACGAAGGACGGCACGGAGATCCTCGTCGAGGCGAGCCGTGAAGTGCTGGTGTGCGCGGGCGCGGTGGACACCCCGCGGCTGCTGATGCACTCCGGCATCGGCCCGAAGGCCGACCTCGAAGCGCTCGGCATTCCCGTCGTGCTCGACCTGCCCGGCGTCGGCGAGAACCTGCTCGACCACCCGGAGTCGGTCATCGTCTGGGAGACGGACGGGCCGATCCCCGAGAACTCGGCGATGGACTCCGACGCGGGTCTGTTCGTACGAAGGGACCCCGAGAGCCGGGGCCCCGACCTGATGTTCCACTTCTACCAAATCCCGTTCACCGACAACCCGGAACGGCTCGGGTACGAGCGCCCCGAGCACGGTGTGTCGATGACCCCGAACATCCCCAAGCCGCGCAGCCGCGGCCGTCTCTTCCTGACCAGCGCCGATCCGTCGGTCAAGCCCTCGCTGGACTTCCGTTACTTCACGGACGAGGACGACTACGACGGCCGCACGCTCGTCGACGGCATCCGCATCGCCCGCGAGATCGCCAAGGCCGAACCGCTGGCGAAGTGGCTGACGCGCGAGGTGTGCCCCGGTCCCGACGTCACCACCGACGAGGAGATCAGCGAGTACGCCCGCAAGGTCGCGCACACCGTTTACCACCCTGCGGGAACCTGCCGAATGGGCGCTTCCGACGATGAACTTGCCGTAGTGTCACCGGACTTGAAAATCCATGGCCTCGAAGGCATCCGTATCGCCGATGCATCCGTCTTCCCGACGATGCCAGCCGTGAACCCGATGATCGGGGTCCTGATGGTGGGGGAGAAGTGCGCCGAACTGCTTGCCGCAACCACTACACCGGGAGGTGATGCGTGA
- a CDS encoding quaternary amine ABC transporter ATP-binding protein produces MTAIEKATEATTEKTTATEPVFSVRNLWKVFGPKAGRIPADNECAELSAEELRSRTGCTAAVRDVSFDVHKGEVFVVMGLSGSGKSTLVRCLTRLIEPTSGAIAIDGEDVLSMDKSRLRELRRHRASMVFQHFGLLPHRSVVDNVAYGLEIQGMGKSERRAKAAEVVEKVGLAGMEERRPGQLSGGQQQRVGLARALAVDPEVLLFDEPFSALDPLIRRDMQEEVIRLHREEGRTMVFITHDLNEALRLGDRIALMRDGRIVQLGTPEEIVGAPADDYVRDFVRDVPREQVMTVRTAMRPADAGEAETGASVAPDATVSDAIEAVARTGEPARVMQDGRCIGIVDHKGLLAVVAGIGPSDPKAVAA; encoded by the coding sequence ATGACCGCCATTGAAAAAGCCACCGAAGCAACCACCGAAAAGACAACCGCCACCGAACCGGTCTTCTCCGTTCGTAATCTGTGGAAGGTCTTCGGACCGAAGGCCGGCCGGATACCGGCCGACAACGAGTGCGCCGAGCTGTCCGCCGAAGAGTTGCGGTCCCGCACCGGCTGCACCGCCGCCGTGCGTGACGTCTCCTTCGACGTGCACAAGGGTGAGGTCTTCGTCGTCATGGGGCTGTCGGGCTCCGGCAAGTCCACCCTCGTACGCTGCCTCACCCGCCTCATCGAGCCCACCTCCGGCGCCATCGCCATCGACGGCGAGGACGTGCTCTCCATGGACAAGTCGCGGCTGCGCGAACTGCGCCGGCACCGCGCCTCCATGGTCTTCCAGCACTTCGGCCTGCTGCCGCACCGCTCCGTCGTCGACAACGTCGCCTACGGCCTGGAAATCCAGGGCATGGGCAAGTCCGAGCGCCGCGCCAAGGCCGCCGAGGTCGTCGAGAAGGTCGGCCTCGCGGGCATGGAGGAGCGCCGCCCCGGTCAGCTCTCCGGCGGCCAGCAGCAGCGCGTCGGCCTCGCCCGCGCCCTCGCTGTCGACCCGGAAGTGCTGCTCTTCGACGAGCCGTTCAGCGCGCTCGACCCGCTGATCCGCCGCGACATGCAGGAAGAAGTCATCCGCCTGCACCGCGAAGAGGGCCGCACGATGGTCTTCATCACCCACGACCTCAACGAGGCGCTGCGGCTCGGCGACCGGATCGCGCTCATGCGCGACGGCCGGATCGTGCAGCTCGGCACGCCCGAGGAGATCGTCGGAGCGCCCGCCGACGACTACGTACGCGACTTCGTCCGCGACGTACCGCGCGAGCAGGTCATGACCGTACGCACGGCCATGCGCCCCGCCGACGCCGGCGAGGCCGAGACAGGCGCGTCCGTCGCCCCCGACGCCACTGTCTCCGACGCCATCGAGGCCGTCGCCCGCACCGGCGAGCCCGCCCGCGTCATGCAGGACGGCCGCTGCATCGGCATCGTGGACCACAAGGGGCTGCTCGCCGTCGTCGCGGGCATCGGGCCCTCGGACCCGAAGGCGGTCGCCGCATGA